The genomic window CTTGTCTGCCATGTAATGGACAATGCACTCGGTATCGTTGAATGATTCAAAAGTATGTCCTTTTCTTTCTAAAGGATCTCTTATTTTCCAGTAGTTGGTGATTTGACCATTGTGCACAACAGTAATGTCCGGTATGATGTAGCTTTGATATGGGTGTGCATGATAGCGGTCAACGCCACTTTCTGTTGCAAAACGTGTGTGGCCAATCCCATGAGTTCCCATTCTGCTTTGAACGTCAAAACGCTCAGCAATGTCTTTTACTTTTCCCACATCCTTTATCATTTCAAAGGAATGTGAACCGTTGATTACCCTTACGTTTTCCAGTTCGTCTATTTCCATGATACACGGTTGCAGACGGGAAAAATCATCCAATGCTATTTTACATTTGTATACGTCAGACCCACCTACAGACTCGATTAACTGCTCTTCATATATTGGGCTGAATTGAGTTAATAATGATTTTAAATTTTCCAGTGTTCCTTTTCTTCTGTTTACCTCGATATTTAATTGATAATAATTTTCAGTAAAATTTAAGCCACCGTAGATTGCATAACCTGCTGAATCGGGACCCCTATGTTGGAGTGATTCAAGCATTGATGTCAGTGCATCTCCTACAGCGTGAGTTTTTTTATCCTTGTATATTACACCTGCTATTCCACACATTCTTAAACCTCCTCTAAGATCG from uncultured Methanobrevibacter sp. includes these protein-coding regions:
- a CDS encoding glutamine amidotransferase → MCGIAGVIYKDKKTHAVGDALTSMLESLQHRGPDSAGYAIYGGLNFTENYYQLNIEVNRRKGTLENLKSLLTQFSPIYEEQLIESVGGSDVYKCKIALDDFSRLQPCIMEIDELENVRVINGSHSFEMIKDVGKVKDIAERFDVQSRMGTHGIGHTRFATESGVDRYHAHPYQSYIIPDITVVHNGQITNYWKIRDPLERKGHTFESFNDTECIVHYMADKLNQGYKLEEALDQAVIDLDGPFSILVGTPNGIGIAKDKLGLRPGVMAETDEIFAIASEEMALHDVIDSDQIEQIAPGETRSYTI